The DNA region AGTTTAATTCCGCTGAATAACGAAGGAGGTGGCCGTGGGGTGTGAGAACGTGGGATCTTTCTGCCTGTGAACCAACTCGGTCAGGGGAGGTGCAGGGTGAGGGACTCGGACCCCAGCGTGGGACAGCGAAAGCTGCCCCCCAGTTCCCCTCGGCTCAAAGTAAAGGGCTCGAGCAAAATCCCAGCTTGGACTCGGAGACTTCGAACTCTTGGTGGAGGAGGTAAATCAGTTACGAGAGTGGAAGGCGGCCGTCCCCGGCACGCCGGCAGCCTCCGCGCGCTGTTAACGCAGCGGTTTTGACGTGTTAGAGCAATATTTCAGTCTGGCGGAGGTTGGGAAGGCACGGCGGAGGGCTGCGCGGCGTCTCCCGCTCCTCGCTCGCGCGTACGCGCTGTGTAAATCGGCGTCTGCACTAATCACGGTCCTGTGGCGGTTTGCAGAGTTAATTATTAAAGCCCAGCTGCTGAGGCGCCGCTGTTTTCCTCTGTCCCTCGTGATCCCGGAGGGATGAATGCGCAGCCCGGAGCGTCTGGCCTGTCTCGGGATGGGGTCTCGGCCTCCCTCCCAGCCTGCGCTTCCCGGTATCCCAGGCAGCGAGTGACGGGGACGCCGTGGGGGCTCGTTCCCTCCACCCCCATATTTGGGGTCTTTGCTGTAACCATTGCTGCACCCACAGCCCTTTTccatcccctttccccccctgccACGGTGGCAACGAGCCGAGGGCTCCTtagggctgcccccagccctttTCGGTGCGGATCAAGGGCGTTGGGGTTTTATTGCGCACCCGGTGGGACCCCGGCTCTCGCTCCAGCACCTGCGGCAAATCCCCCCGGCCGCGCTTTTGAGCCGACAAAGGATGTGTGGGAGAAGCCGGGAAGGCAAACGAGCTCGTTTTGTCTTTTCCTTGagctcttcctccccctctccagGCATTTTTCTTGCCTCCAGCTCAGCCGCTGTGGGCAAATGAGTTTGCCGGTGCCCAGCCGCGGCGGGGCGGGTTGTGTCTGGACTCCCAGCCTGAGAGAAGGGGCTGGGACTGGTTCCCTTTGGCCGGGAGATGGGTATGGGAGGTCTCCGGCACCGCGGCGGGGTGCTCCCGGCTTTCCCGGCACCCAGGCAGGACAAACGGCCCCTCTGGGGGGTTCAGCCACAGCCGGTTTATTGAGTGATTCGGCAAAGCCGCAGCGCGTCCCCGCCATGGGAAACCTCCGTCTGTCGCCTCTGCTCTGGGGACGGACGCACGGACATCCCTGTGCTCGGAGGGCTCCGCCAGCACGGCGGGCACCCGGCACCGCTCCCGTTCCCCCGCGGCAAGACCGGGGACGTGCCCCGTGTCAGGCAGGGCTCGGGGACTCCGTGTCCCCCCAGATCCGCTTCCACCacagcagcccccgccgggggggCTCACCCCATCCGGCGACAGCCGAAGGCAGCCGGGACGCTCCGGACGATGCCGTGGATGCCGGCGGctttccctgccacccccctcaCCGCCTCTGGCAGCTGGTGGAAAACCGTGGTAGGTTTTGGGGGCCGAGACCTCCCCCAAAGCCGGTGCCGGGAGCCGGCCCTCCTCGCCGAGCGCCGGTGCCGCAGGTGTTGCCCACCGAGACGAGGGGCACCGGCTGCCGGGGCTGGAGCGGTCGCAGATGCCGTAAGACCAGGACGACGCCGTCCACCCAGCGGCTTCTCGGTGGCCTGGGGATGAGCAGAGCCCGGTGTTAGCCCCGGCTGAGACCTGACAAACTCATCGCACCCTGGGCCGGGGTCTCACCTGGGCTTCCTCGAAGCATCAAggctcagcccccccccagctccagcttCACCCGCTTCTAACGAACCCTGAGTTCCCTTAGATGGGGAAAATCATCGCTAATTGGGCGAGGGTCTTCGTTAGCTGGTACCTAAGGATGGGGCTGATGGGTGGGCTTGGGAGCGGTGACGAGGGTGGCCCCAgcgcgggggtccggggggtcctCGCGGTTCTGCCCACGCCAGGGCAGGGAGGTGTGGGGCTCGGGGCATTTCTGGGTTGCAGATCACTACAAAACTATTAATAAAAACGTACATATAGATGATGTACGTTAGGTGGGGGTTTGTTTAttgtttggaaatatttcctgtttagtttatttaattttcccatttatttaattttcatcctTAACTtaattttcatattaaatatGAAAGAGAAGGGGGTTAGGAATTTTTTTGCAGaacccgccgccggctccccccaAGTCCTCGGAGCTGGTGGTGATGCGCTGGCGGGGGTGCGCTGGCATCGATACCTGGATAATTCCCCTAAACCTGGGAGGGAAACCTCTCTTTCTTCGGGTTTTACCATTTTGCATCCGCCGCCcgtctctgcttttcctctggaAGCAGCTTCACGGCAATTAAAGGCTGCGgagcactgcggggggggggccgggccccccggccTCCAGCGCTCCCCTTAAATCCCCTGGTTTGTCCCAAAACACCCCGTTACTTCGCAGGATcatctttaataataaaaaaaatccgtTTATCCAAGTATGTATTAGGCTGTGGACTGTGAGGAGAGCACGGACCGTACCTCGGGGGGGCAGGGACTGGCTCTGAGCTGCCAGTCCCCACTAATTAGCATTATTACGGAACTAATTACAACTAATGCAGATTTATTTCCAGAGCCCGGCGCCGGACGCTCTCCTGCTGCCGGACGGGTCTTTCCCAGGCAAGAGAAACTCTTGAAACCGAAACCAGACCCAGCAACCGTCATCGAAGTTTAATTGCCGTTAATtagccgggccgcgccgcgcgggGCAGGGGACGCTCCCGCGGTGGCTGCGGCCGTGGAGGGCTCGGGGGGACCCGCGgatccccgcggcggggctgggagcgcCGATGCGGAGCAGTTTTCTACCTCTTTTCTATTCGTGCTTCTGCAAACCCTGAAATGGGGGGAACTCTCCCCTAACTGGGGGAGGGTCGTCGTTAATTGAGGAGGGGGCTCGAGGTTGGTCTGGACGTGTCCCTGTCTGGCTGGTGCTTGGTGTTCCAGTGGAGGGGGCTGGAGCCGGAggaggggacccccgggacccccccgggaccccctgcctGTGGAGGGATGGAGCCAGGGCATCTGGGGGGGGCGGGCTTGGACTGGGCGGCTGTGGGGAAGGACTGGGGATGCTGGGAAGGCTGGattgggggtgctgggctgggacaggggtactggggtgggctgggggtgctgggctgggacaGGGGTACTGGGATGAGCTGGGGGTACTGGCCTGGGGGCTCTGAGCTGGGCTGAGGGTGTTGAGctggactgggggtgctgggctgggggtaCCAGgatggactggggttgctgggctgGTGGTATTGAGCTGAACTGGGGGTACTGCGCTGGATTGAGGGCACCAagctgggctgggggcactgggctaagctgggggtgctgggctggacTGGTGGTACTGAGctggactgggggtgctgggctgaCTGGGGAGCACTGAGTTGGACTAGGGGTACTGGGCTGAATTGGAGGTACTGAGCTGAGGGTGCTGGGCTGATTTGGGGGCACTGAGCtggactgggggtactgggctgAACTGGGAGCACTGAGCTGGGTTGGGGGCACAAGGCTGAATTGGGGGTGCTGAGCTGATTTGGGGGCACTGAGCTGCACTGGGGGCACCAGGCTGGACTGGGGCCACTGGGCTGGGAGCACCGGACCCTGCCGCACGAGGTCACGTcgttttggggggctttggggaccCAACCCCCCGCGAGCCAGGCCCTCGGCGCAGCCCCTTGCTGCAAACCTCCCCGGGGGCAAAgtgcagccggggggggggggctcccccaccTGGGGACGGAAAACCGTCCCCCCCCGTCACGCCtcaccgcccgccgccccggccagcTCGGCATCACCGCGGCCTCGCTTCCCTGGCGGTTCctggccgcggccgccgccgttCCCGCCCCGGCTGAGACCTGCTGAACTCGCTGCATCCCAGGTGCTCTgtggggtgagcaggggctggccGGGAGGCGGAGGTGTTGgaatttggggtggttttggggtgacCGGGGGCTCTCGCGGCGTTTGGGCTGGGCTGGCGTCGGGAATGAGGAAGGGTTGGGCGCTGGGAGGGTTTTGGCGGGGTGGGACGAGGGTcacccgtgcctcagtttccccacgtGGGCTCAGAAGCGCAGATGTTTCCCATGGGGGACGCACGAAGGGACCCCGGGGGACATCGGGGACCCCACCAGCCCCTGGGGGTCCCCCGCCGCCCTCTCCCCCGCCCAACCGCCACCGTTTTGGGCCGCTTCCaggtgtttttcctcctttccgtGCAAGCACGGGGAGGAGCATGGGACGCGGGGGGACGTTTTCAGGGTGAAGCAGGGCggacccccccgtgtcccccccatgtccccacgtcccccggggctgggggctggccctaggcagcctgggcagggctgggacccccggctGGGCCGCGTTTGCCGGCGCTGGGGCAGGACAGACGCCCGTCTGTTTTTCTGCTCCAGGTTCCTGTGGTTTCCGCCCCCCCCAATGAAAATACCAAAGCTCTtggccgcagccgccccgcggcGCGGAGCACAGGTTCGCTTCTGTGCgagaaagagaattttttaaattttttttttttttttaaaacccaccCTAAAAATCAGGAAACCCGGGGGCTCAGCCTGGGGAGCCCCCCCtgcggcccccagccccgctccaggcagggaggaggaggaggaggaggaggaggaggggatgggtGGGGTGTTTGCGTCAGGTTGGGCCCTCAGCCTGCAGGATCTGGTGTCCCGAATCCCACGGGATCTGGTCCCCGAGcctgccccctcccagcaccctgggtCTGGCGTTGGAGACCCCTGGGATTTGGTCCCTGACGTCCCCTTGGGATCCAGTCCCCGATCCCCCCAGATCCTCCCAGGATATGGTTCCTGATCCCCTGGGAATCCAGTCCCCAATACTCCTAGGATCCATTTGCTGATCCTTGGGATCCagtcccaccccccccacctgcCCGACCAAGTCCCTGATCCCCAGGATCTGATCCCTGGGACTCAATCCCCTACCCTCCTGGGATCCACCCCCCCCCGGGATCCAGTCCCTGATCCCCCCCGTTGATCCAATCCCTGATCCCCCCCAGGATCCAGTCCCTGATCCCCCCCAATCCAATCCCCCCAAGATCCAATCCCCGATCCCCCTGGGATCCAGTCCCCCAAtccctccctgggatccagtcCCTGATCCCCCCTGATCCACCCCCCCCCAGGATCCAATCCCCGATCCCCCTGGGATCCAGTCCCCCAAtccctccctgggatccagtcCCTGATCCCCCCCGATCCAACCCCCCCAGGATCCAATCCCCAATCCCCCTGGGGTCCAgtcccccaatcccccccagaccccaaggGAGGATTTACCCGTCCCCCTCCCGCCAGATCCAGGTCCCCCCCCGGGGGTCGATCCCGGTGCTTCCCGGGGGGTCGCTGACCCCGCTCCTCTCCCGCCGCAGGACGGCTCCGCGGGGATGCCCGGATGCCCCTTCCAGCCCCGTCCCCGCTCCCGCCACCGGCGgcacctccccggcccccccgccgccgcgccggagGCCATGCGGCCCCCCCCGACCGCCGGCGCCCGGGGGGTTTGGTGCCTGGTGCTGCTGGCGCTGGCGGGGAACGCGGCGTGGCCGCCGTGCCGCATCGACGCCGCCAACGGGACGGGGCTGTGCAAGGGGCAGGACCTGCTGCGGGTGCCCCGCggcctccccagcaccctgcgcggCCTCGACCTCTCCTACAACAAGCTCCAGGAGATCACGGCGGGCGACTTCGCCGGCATGACCCAGCTACGGCGCTTGGATTTGGGCTACAACAACATCTCCCGCATCGCGCCGGACGCCTTCCTCTCCAACCTCCTCTTGGAGCATCTCCGGCTCTTCAACAACTCCCTCCGCCGCATCCCGGCGCCGGCGTTGCAACCGTTGGTCAACCTCCGTTGGTTGGACATGTCCAACAACCTCTACCGCAGCGCGGCGCTGGACGGCGTCTTCGGCAAGCTGCGGCGGCTGCAGGAGCTGTCGCTGGGGGGGCCGCTGCTGCGGGACATCTCCCAGGGAGACTTCGCCGTCCTGAAGGAGACGGCGCTGCAGAAGTTCGCCATCAAGTCGGCCTCCAGCCTGCGGCAGTACGAAGCCGGGGCTTTCTCGTGGCTGAACACCACGGAGCTGTGGTGCGACATGGCCTTGGACGAGAGCGCGGCGGCTCTGCCGGCGATGCTGCGGGACCTGCGGGGCAAACCCCTCGACTACCTGCGTTTCCGTAACCTCTTTGAGTTCACCTACTACGCCGGCGACGCCGATCCCTTCGCCGGCTTGGCCGAGTTGCAGATCACCAAGTTGGTCTTCTACCGGGGCAAGTTCAACGAGAACCTCCTCCGCTTGGCCCTGCTCAATGTCCAACGCTCCCGCATCCGCGATTTGGCGCTGGTGGCCATCGACTTCGCCCGCTCGCCGTGGCAGAACAGCTCTGGCATGGGGGCGGTCGCCCCACGGCTCGACCGCCTCTTGCTGCAGGACATCAGCAACCCCGACGTCCTGCGTTTCGACTGGACCTTCACCTGGTTGCGCGGCGTGGCCGCCCTCTCCATCATCAACGTCAACTTCAACTACGTCCCCTGCGACGCTTGGGGCGAGATGCGCAACGTGGAGGCCTTGGACATCTCCGGGAACCGTCTGGAAGATGGTTATATCTACAACCAGCGTTGCCACTACCAGGGCGTCATGCCCAAGCTGGAGAGCTTCGTCTTGGCCACCAACCAGCTCCTGAGCCTGGCCGTGGTGGCCGCCTTGACGCGGACCTGGCCCCGGCTCACCCGCCTCGACGCCAGCCACAACGGCTTGGGCAGCCTGCAGGAGAGGTGTCGGTGGACTCCCGCCTTGCGTTGGCTGGCCCTGCACCACAACCGGGTGACGGCGGGTACCTTCGGGTGCCTGCCCACCACCCTCGAGTACCTGGACCTCTCCTACTCCCAGCTCGACCGCTTGGACATGGACTACTTCACCCAAAGCccccggctgcgggagctgcggtTGAGCGGCAACAAGATCAAGTTCATCCCCTCCGAGTGGAGGTGCCCCCGGTTGGAGGTGCTGGCCATCGACGGCAACTCCTTCGGCGTCATCAACCGCGGCTCCTTCGTCAACATGCCGCGGCTCGTTAGCCTGGCGGCCGGCAAC from Calonectris borealis chromosome 29, bCalBor7.hap1.2, whole genome shotgun sequence includes:
- the LOC142094179 gene encoding toll-like receptor 2; its protein translation is MPGCPFQPRPRSRHRRHLPGPPAAAPEAMRPPPTAGARGVWCLVLLALAGNAAWPPCRIDAANGTGLCKGQDLLRVPRGLPSTLRGLDLSYNKLQEITAGDFAGMTQLRRLDLGYNNISRIAPDAFLSNLLLEHLRLFNNSLRRIPAPALQPLVNLRWLDMSNNLYRSAALDGVFGKLRRLQELSLGGPLLRDISQGDFAVLKETALQKFAIKSASSLRQYEAGAFSWLNTTELWCDMALDESAAALPAMLRDLRGKPLDYLRFRNLFEFTYYAGDADPFAGLAELQITKLVFYRGKFNENLLRLALLNVQRSRIRDLALVAIDFARSPWQNSSGMGAVAPRLDRLLLQDISNPDVLRFDWTFTWLRGVAALSIINVNFNYVPCDAWGEMRNVEALDISGNRLEDGYIYNQRCHYQGVMPKLESFVLATNQLLSLAVVAALTRTWPRLTRLDASHNGLGSLQERCRWTPALRWLALHHNRVTAGTFGCLPTTLEYLDLSYSQLDRLDMDYFTQSPRLRELRLSGNKIKFIPSEWRCPRLEVLAIDGNSFGVINRGSFVNMPRLVSLAAGNNPYHCTCDLYLFLEETRRRGRPTLADWPHNWTCYHPEPLLDTAVAAYAPRPLECDVPALVAVAVASTAVVVVACAVLCWKLDAGWYLRATYRLVRAKYGGRRTGTPRRCSYHAFISYSCADAGWVRRELLHRLENTTPPYRLCIHERDFTPGRWIIDNIVENIERSAKVIFILSRSFVDSEWCNYELYFAHQRAVGLGSEDVILVVKEPIDARGLPRRFARLRKMLGTKTYLEWPREPGRRPFFWLQLRSLLGSPGGLGPAAGEEETAVDATT